The proteins below are encoded in one region of bacterium:
- a CDS encoding uracil-DNA glycosylase, whose amino-acid sequence MRRCRRCPLWRTRTRAVPGEGSGAASVVIVGEGPGRLEDATGRPFVGRAGRLLDELLRQAGLARADVYITNVIKDRAATATTPPRDRPPSSAEVAACLPWLRAQLDVLRPRVVVTLGRHSLAALLPGAQIGEVHGRPQRLGSRTVLPLYHPSYALHNPAVRPLLFRDIRVLGRLVRGLGREGE is encoded by the coding sequence ATCCGTCGATGCCGCCGGTGCCCCCTGTGGCGCACGCGCACGCGGGCGGTGCCGGGGGAGGGGAGCGGTGCCGCCTCCGTCGTGATTGTCGGCGAGGGACCGGGCCGGTTGGAGGACGCGACCGGCAGGCCTTTCGTCGGGCGGGCGGGACGGTTGCTCGATGAATTGTTGCGGCAGGCCGGGCTGGCCCGAGCCGACGTGTACATCACGAACGTGATCAAAGACCGCGCGGCAACGGCAACCACACCGCCCCGCGACCGGCCGCCGTCGTCTGCTGAGGTCGCGGCGTGCCTGCCTTGGTTGCGCGCGCAACTCGACGTGCTCCGTCCTCGAGTCGTCGTCACGCTCGGTCGCCACTCCCTCGCGGCGCTGCTTCCCGGTGCCCAGATCGGGGAGGTCCATGGCCGTCCGCAACGGTTGGGAAGCCGCACCGTGCTGCCACTGTACCATCCGTCGTACGCGCTCCACAATCCGGCGGTGCGCCCGCTCTTGTTCCGCGATATTCGCGTGCTCGGAAGGCTCGTGCGCGGCCTCGGGAGGGAGGGCGAATGA
- a CDS encoding ribonuclease J — translation MSPDQPARRTGNVEPGGAAGGRSRRRRGRPRSQPAVPRPTAPGIQLIPLGGLGEIGKNSTVLRMGGDMLVVDAGLAFPDEEMLGIDLVIPDYRFLASGGTLHGIVLTHGHEDHVGSLPYLLQARAAPVYGTPLTLGLARRRVDEMPHAPKMQAVPVDARHPIQVGPFEVELVHVNHNIPQSCAVVVRTTAGVVVWTGDFKFDPTSIDGHPTDFSRLAEIGEAGVLALLMDSTNVERPGYAPSERTVGAALDEIFGRVPGRVLVTTFASNVHRIQQVLSTAARHDRKVALAGRSMVDTVAIAMELGALQAPRGTLIPLEQVRGLSDRHVTILTTGSQGEPLSALTRMAMGQHRTVTIKAGDTVILSASPIPGNEGMVARTINHLYRQGAEVIHGAAVHASGHACQEELKLMLTFLRPRFFVPVHGEYRHLVLNRRLAASVGLPEERSLLAENGQIIEVSAGRITHAGTVDAGEVLVDGLGGVGAVVLRDRRQLARDGMLIALVALDRQSGELVMEPDIVSRGFVYMRESGDLIDEAKKRIKDAVARCRQRGTPDWGAVRTAIREALGRYLFEQTRRQPMILPMLVEV, via the coding sequence ATGTCCCCCGATCAGCCAGCGCGACGCACAGGGAACGTAGAGCCGGGTGGTGCGGCGGGAGGCCGTTCCCGCCGCCGCCGCGGCCGGCCGCGGTCCCAACCGGCGGTCCCGCGTCCGACCGCGCCCGGGATCCAGTTGATCCCGCTCGGCGGGCTCGGAGAAATCGGGAAGAACAGCACGGTCCTCCGTATGGGCGGGGACATGCTCGTGGTGGACGCCGGGCTCGCGTTCCCGGACGAGGAGATGCTGGGGATCGATCTGGTGATCCCCGACTATCGGTTTCTGGCGTCCGGTGGGACGCTGCACGGAATCGTGCTCACGCACGGGCACGAGGACCATGTCGGCAGTCTGCCCTATCTCCTTCAAGCACGGGCGGCGCCCGTCTACGGGACGCCCTTGACCCTAGGGCTCGCCCGCCGACGCGTGGACGAGATGCCGCACGCACCGAAAATGCAAGCGGTACCCGTGGACGCGCGGCACCCGATCCAGGTCGGGCCGTTCGAGGTCGAGTTGGTGCACGTCAATCACAACATCCCGCAATCGTGCGCCGTCGTCGTCCGGACGACCGCCGGCGTGGTCGTCTGGACCGGCGACTTTAAGTTCGATCCGACATCGATCGACGGGCACCCGACCGACTTCTCGCGGCTCGCGGAAATCGGCGAGGCTGGCGTGCTGGCGTTGCTGATGGACTCGACCAACGTGGAGCGTCCAGGCTACGCACCGTCCGAACGGACCGTGGGCGCGGCCCTCGACGAGATTTTCGGTCGCGTGCCCGGGCGTGTGCTCGTGACCACGTTCGCGAGCAACGTCCATCGCATCCAGCAGGTCCTGTCGACCGCGGCGCGGCACGACCGCAAAGTGGCGCTGGCCGGGCGCAGCATGGTGGACACCGTGGCGATTGCCATGGAATTGGGCGCGCTCCAAGCTCCCCGTGGCACACTCATCCCGCTCGAGCAGGTTCGAGGTCTGAGCGACCGCCACGTCACCATCCTGACGACCGGCAGCCAGGGTGAACCTCTCTCGGCGCTCACCCGGATGGCGATGGGCCAACACCGTACGGTGACGATCAAGGCGGGCGACACGGTGATCCTGTCCGCGTCACCGATCCCCGGTAACGAGGGGATGGTCGCCCGTACGATCAACCACCTGTACCGGCAGGGGGCAGAGGTGATTCATGGGGCCGCCGTGCACGCTTCGGGGCACGCCTGCCAGGAGGAGTTGAAGCTCATGCTCACCTTCCTGCGGCCGCGGTTCTTCGTCCCGGTCCACGGAGAGTACCGGCACCTCGTACTCAATCGGCGGCTGGCGGCCTCGGTTGGCTTGCCGGAGGAGCGCAGCCTCCTCGCGGAGAATGGACAGATTATCGAGGTGTCGGCCGGCCGGATCACGCATGCCGGTACGGTGGACGCCGGCGAGGTGTTGGTGGACGGGCTCGGCGGTGTCGGTGCGGTGGTGTTGCGGGACCGCCGTCAGCTCGCCCGAGACGGAATGCTGATCGCGCTCGTAGCCCTGGATCGGCAGTCCGGGGAGCTCGTGATGGAGCCGGACATCGTGTCGCGCGGGTTCGTCTACATGCGCGAGTCCGGCGACCTGATCGACGAGGCGAAAAAGCGCATAAAAGACGCCGTCGCCCGGTGCCGGCAGCGAGGCACGCCGGACTGGGGCGCGGTGAGAACGGCGATACGGGAGGCCCTGGGAAGATACCTGTTTGAGCAAACGCGGCGTCAGCCCATGATCCTACCTATGCTCGTGGAAGTATGA